One Nicotiana sylvestris chromosome 12, ASM39365v2, whole genome shotgun sequence genomic window carries:
- the LOC138882628 gene encoding uncharacterized protein, with protein MHDFIMAEDSELWDVICDGPYVPTKVLEELPFSLPKTRKEYTDTDRKAVEKNFHAKKILVCRIGPDEYNRISACETAEEIREALQTAHEGTTQVKQSKIDMLTTEYELFRMKDDEFIQDMHTRFTSIINELHPLGETIPRNKLVRKILSILPSSWEINVNAITKEKDLQELTIDELVGNLKTYEMKRKIDSERREPKKEKNLVLKADSNDSSEEDSNMAYLTKRFQKMVRRNGGMLKRGSSSKPKNYDLCHKCGKLGHFIKDCPLLKQEFFKYNPEKASKRNPVPEKEFKRRRSADNVVKQALVAWGDSSSEFEDETDAGDNSMMAVESEENEYDSTFALIAQSDDDEDDNNSEVNFRDVQRNLKSYSPKKLMSLANVLIDAYHSLVEDKDALTLELGEAERTRDDLVVCVVDLKETICELEKEKSVLTKNIANIEHERDDLVVVVVDHKETTNNISKEKEALVKRVTEIEEERDDLLVVVADLRETIEGLGTESKPENTGKGKEVASEEHIRLENEIKVVRTRLCVETEKNKHLQTELERGIGFQREETPYNPHSKYVTVPDNWLWNNGRKRSTMAHVQWVFKAHDWEHHGLSFTKSPNPQQNGVVERKNRTLKEMARTMLIDSGIAKNFRAEMVNTAFYLVNRISLVNLMPRVMKEYLWAILLKAKLIRYTTSGLNVSRKVFMLFLMSPPSCEKSVEEDQDEEPLLVPGEVINMTNGKAIMMSQVKEPSEDNVASSSMEPGTSITTTEAEETVVDVVQEPKNIKEALKDVDWITVMQDELHQFERNNVWHLVPRPSDRTIIGTRETTESLCEEFVKLMGSEFEMGMMEKLNFFLGLQVKHSSKGYLVDRKSTSGMAHFLGSCLISWGIRKQNSVALSTAEAKYVVVASCYAQLLWIKQQLEDFGVFTKYVPLLCDNTSALNMAKNPFQHKKTKHIDVRCHFLRNNVEKGLICMKFCSTEDQIADIFTKELSREHFERNRVKLGLLKSN; from the exons atgcatgattttatcatggctgaggattctGAGTTATGGGATGTCATATGTGACGGTCCTTACGTCCCAACAAAGGTACTTGAAGAGCTTCCATTCTCATTGCCAAAAACCAGAAAAGAATACACCGACACAGACAGGAAAGCTGTGGAGAAGAATTTTCATGCCAAAAAGATTTTGGTATGTAGAATAGGACCTGATGAATACAATAGAATCTCTGCTTGTGAAACTGCTGAGGAGATACGGGAAGCTTTGCAAACAGCTCATGAGGGAACCACTCAAGTAAAACAatctaagattgatatgctcactaccgagtatgaactctttaGAATGAAGGATGATGAATttattcaagatatgcacacaagattcacttccatcataaatgagttacacccACTTGGTGAAACCATTCCTAGAAACAAGCTAGTAAGGAAAATCCTTAGTATCCTACCTAGTTCTTGGGAAATCAATGTGAATGCTATTACTAAAGAAAAGGACCTACAGGAGCTGACCATAGACgagctggttggaaatctgaagacctacgagatgaagaggaagatagatagtgaaagaagagaaccaaagaaagaaaagaatctggtactcaaagctgatagcaaTGACTCGAGTGAGGAGGATAGTaacatggcttacttaaccaaaagatttcagaagatggtcagaagaaatggaggaaTGCTGAAAAGGGGCAGCTCTAGCAAACCAAAGAACTATGATCTctgtcataagtgtggaaagcTTGGGCACTTCATCAAAGACTGTCCTCTCCTGAAGCAAGAGTTCTTCAAGTACAACCCTGAGAAAGCATCTAAGAGGAACCCAGTTCCTGAAAAGGAATTCAAAAGGAGGAGATCTGCTGACAATGTGGTGAAACAGGCTCTTGTAgcatggggagactcctctagTGAGTTTGAAGATGAAACTGATGCTGGCGACAactccatgatggcagttgaaagtgaggaaaatgaatatgattcaacttttgctttgattgcccaatcagatgatgatgaagatgataACAACagtgaggtaaatttcagggatgttcagagaaatctgaaatcctactctcctaagaaacttatgtctttagctaatgtattgattgatgcctatcatagtcttgtggaggataaGGATGCCTTGACCTTAGAACTAGGGGAAGCTGAACGAACCAGAGATGATCTGGTAGTGTGTGTAGTGGATCTGAAGGAAACCATTTGTgagttggaaaaagaaaaaagtgtCTTAACCAAAAATATTGCAAACATAGAGCATGAAAGAGATGACTTAGTGGTTGTAGTTGTTGACCATAAGGAAACCACTAATAACATCAGTAAAGAAAAGGAGGCCCTAGTGAAAAGAGTGACTGAGATTGAGGAAGAAAGAGATGATCTCTTGGTAGTAGTTGCAGACCTGAGGGAAACAATAGAGGGACTAGGAACTGAGTCTAAACCCGAAAAtactggaaaaggaaaagaggtagccagtgaggaacacattaggcttgaaaacgAGATAAAAGTTGTGAGAACTAGGTTGTGTGTTGAAACTGAGAAAAACAAGCACCTCCAAACTGAACTAGAAAGA GGaatagggttccaaagggaggAAACCCCTTACAACCCACATAGCAAGTATGTGACTGTACCAGACAACTGGctgt GGAACAATGGAAGGAAGCGGTCAACAATGGCTCATGTACAGTGggtgttcaaagcacatgactgggaacaccatggactttctttcactaaaagccct AAcccccagcaaaatggagtagtggaaaggaagaatagaactcttaaagaaatggcaagaacaatgttgatcgacagtggaattgcaaagaacttcaGGGCTGAAATGGTCAACACTGCtttctacttggtgaacag gatcagcttggtaaatttgatgccaagagtgatgaaggaatatttaTGGGCTATTCTTCTCAAAGCAAAGCTTATAAGATATACAACAAGCGGACTCAATGTGTCGAGGAaagtgttcatgttatttttgatgagtcCTCCCTCATGTGAGAAGAGTGTTGAAGAGGATCAAGATGAAGAACCCTTACTAGTCcctggtgaagtcattaacatgacaaatggaaaggcaaTTATGATGAGCCAAGTAAAAGAGCCGAGTGAAGACAATGTTGCCTCTTCTTCAATGGAACCAGGTAcctcaattacaaccactgaagctgaagaaacaGTGGTTGATGTAGTCCAGG agcctaaaaatatcaaggaagccctGAAAGATGTAGATTGGATTACAGTCATGCAAGATGAGCTGCatcagtttgaaaggaacaatgtctggcacctggtacctagaccctcagatcgaacaattataggaaccag GGAAACAACTGAgtctctgtgtgaagaatttgtaaaactcatgggaagtgagtttgaaatgggCATGATGGAGAAACTaaatttcttcttgggtcttcaagtgaagCATTCTTCAAAGG gttatcttgtggacaggaaaagcacttctggaatggctcacttcctaggttcatgtctcatctcttggggcataaggaagcaaaactcagtggctctttcaacagctgaagcaaAATATGTAGTTGTAGCATCCTGCTATGCTCAACTCCTATGGATTAAGCAGCAACTAGAGGATTTTGGGGTATTTACTAAGTATGTGCCCCTTCTATGtgataacaccagtgcactcaataTGGCCAAGAATCCATTTCAACATAAAAAGACCAAGCATATTGATGTGAGGTGTCATTTTCTAAGGaacaatgtggagaaagggttgatttGTATGAAATTCTGTAGCACAGAAGAccaaattgcagatatcttcaccaaagaattgagtagggaacattttgaaagaaatagggTAAAGCTGGGGCTTTTGAAGTCCAATTGA